The Sediminispirochaeta smaragdinae DSM 11293 genome has a segment encoding these proteins:
- a CDS encoding cyclodeaminase: protein MQKAEIYIVNEDELVESVRLDGSIIEAVEHAFGELQKGNATVPPIMMIPVPERTGEVDVKSAFIKGLDSLAIKVASGFFENGKLGLPSASGQMLVLSAVTGFLEAVLLDNGYLTQVRTGAAGAIAAKYLAPSVVENAGVIGAGTQARFQMRGLYHMRPFKRIFTWSPDSDEIRDAYVEDMSRELGVEVIKAEDAEEVVRNCQSVTTTTPARSPFIRASWLHPGLHITAMGSDTEEKQEIEADVFAKADIVACDLKSQCFRLGELRSARAAGSISDETSVIELGELVNGVKKGRDNDKQITVCDLTGVGIQDTAIALEALARVKAADKGLKIGGR from the coding sequence ATGCAGAAAGCTGAGATATACATTGTTAATGAGGATGAACTTGTCGAGAGCGTGAGGCTTGACGGAAGTATCATCGAGGCCGTCGAGCATGCATTCGGCGAATTGCAGAAGGGAAATGCGACGGTCCCCCCCATCATGATGATTCCCGTTCCCGAACGGACCGGAGAGGTTGATGTAAAAAGCGCTTTCATCAAGGGCTTGGACAGTCTTGCCATAAAGGTCGCCTCGGGATTCTTCGAAAACGGTAAGCTCGGTCTTCCCTCTGCCAGCGGCCAGATGCTGGTGCTCAGTGCCGTGACCGGTTTTCTGGAGGCAGTACTTTTGGATAACGGCTACCTCACCCAGGTGCGCACCGGTGCGGCCGGGGCGATTGCCGCCAAGTATCTTGCCCCCTCCGTGGTAGAGAATGCCGGAGTTATCGGTGCCGGTACCCAAGCCCGTTTCCAGATGCGCGGCCTTTATCACATGCGCCCCTTTAAACGTATTTTCACCTGGAGCCCCGATTCCGATGAGATTCGCGATGCCTATGTTGAAGATATGTCCAGGGAACTGGGCGTGGAGGTCATCAAGGCAGAAGACGCCGAAGAGGTCGTGCGCAATTGCCAGTCCGTCACCACAACAACTCCGGCACGTTCCCCCTTTATTCGAGCTTCCTGGCTCCATCCTGGGCTCCACATCACTGCCATGGGAAGCGACACCGAGGAGAAACAGGAAATAGAGGCAGATGTTTTTGCAAAGGCCGATATCGTTGCCTGCGATCTAAAAAGTCAGTGCTTTCGCCTCGGAGAGCTGCGCAGTGCCAGGGCTGCCGGAAGCATAAGCGATGAGACTTCGGTGATCGAACTCGGAGAGCTGGTGAACGGTGTCAAAAAGGGAAGAGACAACGACAAGCAGATAACGGTATGTGACCTCACCGGCGTCGGCATTCAGGACACTGCCATAGCCCTCGAGGCCCTGGCACGGGTAAAAGCCGCCGATAAGGGTTTAAAGATTGGGGGCCGCTGA